CTACATCTTTAGTGACTAAAGTTTCTGCTCCCACAACAGCTCCGTTCCCAATTCTTACTCCTGACAATATGGTAACATTATTTCCAATCCAGACATCATGTCCTATTATTATTTGACCTTTTCTATGAAGTTTTCTCCTTACCTCCAGCATAGGACATGTTGAAATAGATTTATAATTATGATTTCTATCTATTAGTAATGTTACATTATATGCAATAGATGTGTAATTACCTATATGAATGTTTATAATTTCGTTACCTGTGGAGACTTGAATATTCATATCATTTATATAACTATTTTTCCCTATTGTAAAAAGTGGAAAATCCTTTTTATCTCCATTTTGAAAAACAAAAGTTCTTATTGAAGCCTTTGGACTAACCTTAATCAATTTCATTTCTCCTTTTGAAATTTTCTACACTAAATATTTATATGCAATTTTTTTAAAATAGATAAATTTAAATATAAAATAAAAAAAGTAGCCTTACTTAAAAGACTACCTTCAATAGCTTATATTTAGAGTTTTATATTCCAATTTATATTTTTTTCTAGAACTTCAACACATTTTTTTAAATATTTTTCTTCTATGCTAGTAAATCTACCTACCTCTTCACTGTCTATATCTAAAACAGCCTTAACTTCATCTCCATCAATAATAGGAAGTACTATTTCAGAATTAGAAGCTGCATCACAAGCTATGTGTCCTTTAAAATCATGTACATTTTCTATTCTCATGACTTTTTTCTCTTTAAATGCAGTTCCGCAAACTCCTTCACCAAATTTTATTTTAGTGCAGGCTGGCATACCTTGAAAAGGTCCAAGGATTAATTCCTCTCCTTCTCTTATGTAAAAGCCACACCAATTAATTCTATCTATTAATGCGTTTATGACCGCTGACGCATTGGATACTTTTGTTATACTGCTTTCCTCACCTTCTGTAAGTCCTTTAAGCATAATAACCATATTTTCATACTTTTCTTCTAAAGCCATATCCTCGAAAACACTTATATCAAACATATCTATTCAAGTAAGTTCCTAAAAACCTACTTTTCCTCCCTTCTAACGCTTTTAAAATTCTATCAATGTTTTAATCTGTATTAATTATATCTAAACTTTCCATAAAATCCAACCTGAAATTTTTCATTTCTTCTAACCTTTATAGTTGAACTACTTTCTATATAAATGTTATACTAAAAGCAATTGACATCTTACTTTTCAATGAAAGGAATTGATATTACATGGCATTAGACGGCATATACA
The Clostridium felsineum DSM 794 DNA segment above includes these coding regions:
- a CDS encoding GAF domain-containing protein, which encodes MFDISVFEDMALEEKYENMVIMLKGLTEGEESSITKVSNASAVINALIDRINWCGFYIREGEELILGPFQGMPACTKIKFGEGVCGTAFKEKKVMRIENVHDFKGHIACDAASNSEIVLPIIDGDEVKAVLDIDSEEVGRFTSIEEKYLKKCVEVLEKNINWNIKL